TGAAGTCGGGCACGACCTGGCTGGCGAGGGCGCTGGCGGAGCACCCCCGGATCGCCTCGTCGTACGAGTCGCACGCGGCCGATGTGCTGCTGCCCCGGCTCGGGGCGGCGATCGACGACTACCACGCGACCATCGACGCCTGGGGGCGGGGGCCTTCGGTTGGTCTGGGAGCGACGGACGCCCTGCTGCTCAGGCGCGTTGCTCTCGACCGGCTGCTGCTGCGCTACCTGCGCGAGTCGGGCAAGCCGGCGGATCGCGTCCGCGTGGTCGCCGACAAGACGCCGATGCACGCGCTGCATGTGGACGAACTCGCGGCGTTGTACCCGCGCGCGAGGTTCATCCTCTGCACGCGCGATGTGCGCGACGCGGCGGTCAGCGCGTGGAAGCACCTGCACGAGCTGTCGGGGCACCGCAAGGGCGCGACCTTCGAGGAGTACGCGCGCCACTACGCGCGGGATCTGTGGGCCCGGCCGGTGCGCGCGGCGATGGAGTCGTTCTCGCGTCTCGCACGCGAGAGATGGATGACGGTCGAGTACGAGGCGCATAAGGCCGACCCGCGCAGCACGCTGCGTGAAGTGTTCGCCTTCCTTGGCGTGGACTCCGACGACGCGACGACGGGGAGGATCGCTGACGCGACGGACTTCCGACGCTTCTCGGGGCGCCCCGCGGGCGAGGAACGGGCGATGTTCTATCGCAAGGGCGTGGTGGGGGATTGGGAGAATCACATGACGCCGGAACTGGGCGAAGAGCTCACATCGCTGGCCATCACAAAGCACCAGGACGCGAGAGCACACTCATGACACACCTACACTCCGTCGACATCGATTCACAGAGCTTCGCCGATTGGCAGTCGGAATCGCGACTGATCGATGCGCTCACGCCGATATTCGTCATCGGACCCAACAAATGCGGCACGACCTGGATGAACCGCTCACTCGCGGCGCACCCGCACGCGGTCGGGCTGCGACAGGAATCGCAGCTGCTGACGATGAGAGTTCCCCCGCTGGCCGCGGCGCTCGAGGAGTTCCGCGCCCCGTCTCGTAAGGCATGGACCGAGCAGAAGTGGGTCGAGCTGACCGCCGAAGACACTCTCTTCGGGCTGCGCCAGATGATCGACCGTGTTGTGCTCCGTTCGCTGAAGGTTTCCGGGAAATGGCGTCCGGAGCAGACACGCGCCTTCGTGGAAAAGACGCCGCAGCATGCGCGACACGCGCTCACGCTCGCCTCGCTGTACCCGAAGGCGAAGTTTGTCTGCTGTCTCCGTGATGTACGAGATGCGGTTGTGAGTGCGCACGGCCACATGCAGGGAATCCAGGGGTCGATGACCGCCTCGTCAATCGAGTCCTTCGCGTTCTATTATCTCGAGCACATCTACGCGCCGGCGATCGTCGGCGCTCGCTCCGCGGCCAGACAACTCGGCCCCGATCGGTACATCGAAGTACGCTACGAGGACAGGAAAGGCGACGATCCGGGAGAGTTATCGCGGGTTCTGGAATTCGCGGGACTCGACGGCGCGCATTTGCAGGCCTGCGTGGATGGCGGCTCCTTCGAGCGCTACTCGGGCGGGCGTCGGCCCGGAGAAGAAGCCCGCCACTTCATGCGCAAGGGAGTTGCGGGCGATTGGGTCAACTACCTCCGCCCGGACTTCGCGGAGATTCTGCTTCGCGTGACCAGCGAATCGCTCGGGGAATGGAACAACCCGCCTTTCGCGACCACTCGTCGCGGCGTGTGCGGGCCAACCCCGGTCGTCGCGTGAGAAGCATCGTTCTGCGTTCATCTCCGATGCGCCGGTCGACCGGCGCTCTGTGAGTGAGCGTACACCAAAAAACCCGCCCTTGCGGGCGGGTTCGGGTTACTGCGTCATTCACGCGGGGCTTTTCAGTTTTTCTTGCCGGCGCCCATC
This Phycisphaeraceae bacterium DNA region includes the following protein-coding sequences:
- a CDS encoding sulfotransferase; this encodes MTPDAFSVTDALREHAALDSLTPCFVIGPMKSGTTWLARALAEHPRIASSYESHAADVLLPRLGAAIDDYHATIDAWGRGPSVGLGATDALLLRRVALDRLLLRYLRESGKPADRVRVVADKTPMHALHVDELAALYPRARFILCTRDVRDAAVSAWKHLHELSGHRKGATFEEYARHYARDLWARPVRAAMESFSRLARERWMTVEYEAHKADPRSTLREVFAFLGVDSDDATTGRIADATDFRRFSGRPAGEERAMFYRKGVVGDWENHMTPELGEELTSLAITKHQDARAHS
- a CDS encoding sulfotransferase; this translates as MTHLHSVDIDSQSFADWQSESRLIDALTPIFVIGPNKCGTTWMNRSLAAHPHAVGLRQESQLLTMRVPPLAAALEEFRAPSRKAWTEQKWVELTAEDTLFGLRQMIDRVVLRSLKVSGKWRPEQTRAFVEKTPQHARHALTLASLYPKAKFVCCLRDVRDAVVSAHGHMQGIQGSMTASSIESFAFYYLEHIYAPAIVGARSAARQLGPDRYIEVRYEDRKGDDPGELSRVLEFAGLDGAHLQACVDGGSFERYSGGRRPGEEARHFMRKGVAGDWVNYLRPDFAEILLRVTSESLGEWNNPPFATTRRGVCGPTPVVA